The Corynebacterium vitaeruminis DSM 20294 genome window below encodes:
- a CDS encoding SDR family oxidoreductase, which produces MSAPAVLVLGATSEIGGELATRLCRGKRVVLAARRVEALGPLEERLMAAGAVGVDKLYFDATDTAHHRQIVEKVGPISAAIVSFGILGNQERAETDEVHAFEIAAVDYASQVVALTVLADAMLAQHTPGTIVAFSSIAGWRARRANYVYGSTKAGLDAFCQGLADRLHGSHVKLITARPGFVIGNMTEGMKPAPMSVDAATVADAVADAVRSKKGSATLWIPGKLRLLAWAMRLVPRPVWRHMPR; this is translated from the coding sequence ATGAGCGCGCCCGCGGTCCTCGTGCTCGGCGCGACGAGCGAGATCGGCGGCGAGCTGGCCACCCGCCTGTGTCGGGGCAAGCGCGTGGTGCTCGCGGCGCGCCGGGTCGAGGCACTGGGTCCGCTCGAAGAACGGCTCATGGCGGCGGGTGCCGTAGGCGTCGACAAGCTCTATTTCGATGCGACAGACACTGCCCATCACCGCCAGATCGTCGAGAAGGTTGGCCCCATCAGCGCGGCGATCGTCTCCTTCGGCATCCTCGGCAACCAGGAGCGCGCCGAGACCGACGAGGTGCACGCCTTCGAGATCGCGGCCGTCGATTACGCGTCGCAGGTGGTTGCGCTCACGGTGCTTGCCGACGCCATGCTGGCCCAGCACACCCCGGGGACCATCGTTGCGTTCTCCTCGATCGCCGGCTGGCGGGCGCGCCGGGCCAACTACGTGTACGGATCGACCAAGGCGGGCCTCGACGCCTTCTGCCAGGGGCTCGCCGACCGCCTGCACGGCTCCCACGTCAAGCTCATCACCGCCAGGCCCGGGTTCGTCATCGGGAACATGACCGAGGGCATGAAGCCCGCGCCGATGTCCGTCGACGCGGCCACCGTCGCCGACGCCGTGGCAGACGCCGTGCGGTCGAAAAAGGGGAGCGCCACCTTGTGGATCCCGGGCAAGCTGAGGCTGCTCGCGTGGGCGATGCGGCTGGTGCCGAGGCCGGTGTGGCGGCACATGCCGCGGTAG
- a CDS encoding M24 family metallopeptidase, giving the protein MSFFPLQVYAERIARAQQLCKDKGISGLIIGTGAQLAYLTGSWASTHERLTCLVIPASGTPKFILPAVDRAELPQTPIPELDVEVEGWVDGKNPHELAVEPFRNELRGTIGVGQDLTADHLLKLQALLPNATFVLASQVLSELFIRKDEAEIEQLRHAGAAIDRVHARVPELLSEGRSEREVAADIEKLILEEHRAVDFIIVGSQENGANPHHDFSDRVLATGDMVVVDIGGTYGHGYHSDCTRTYIVGGPEALTNTKALSLYEVLFAAQKAAVDAVRPGMTAKALDAIARTPIAEAGFGEQFIHRTGHGIGLSTHEEPFIIEGNDLVLEEGMCFSIEPGIYLEGEVGARIEDIVVVTADGCERLNKQPRILR; this is encoded by the coding sequence ATGAGTTTCTTCCCTCTCCAGGTGTACGCGGAGCGCATCGCCCGCGCGCAGCAACTGTGCAAGGACAAGGGCATCTCCGGTCTCATCATCGGCACCGGCGCCCAGCTTGCCTACCTCACCGGATCGTGGGCGAGCACCCACGAGCGGCTCACCTGCCTAGTCATCCCGGCCAGCGGGACCCCCAAGTTCATCCTCCCCGCGGTCGATCGGGCGGAGCTGCCGCAGACCCCGATCCCCGAGCTCGACGTGGAGGTCGAAGGCTGGGTCGACGGGAAGAACCCCCACGAGCTCGCCGTCGAGCCCTTCCGCAACGAACTGCGCGGCACCATCGGCGTGGGCCAAGACCTCACCGCCGACCACCTGCTCAAGCTCCAGGCACTGCTGCCGAACGCCACCTTCGTCCTAGCCAGCCAGGTGCTCTCCGAGCTCTTCATCCGCAAAGACGAGGCCGAGATCGAGCAGCTGCGCCATGCGGGGGCGGCCATCGACCGGGTGCACGCCCGCGTGCCGGAGCTGCTTTCCGAGGGCCGCAGCGAGCGCGAGGTCGCCGCCGACATCGAAAAGCTCATCCTCGAGGAGCACAGGGCGGTGGACTTCATCATCGTCGGCTCTCAGGAAAATGGCGCGAACCCCCACCACGACTTCTCCGACCGGGTGCTGGCGACCGGCGACATGGTCGTCGTCGACATCGGCGGCACCTACGGCCACGGCTATCACTCCGACTGCACGAGGACCTACATCGTCGGCGGCCCGGAGGCGCTCACCAACACCAAGGCGTTAAGCCTCTACGAGGTGCTCTTCGCCGCGCAGAAGGCCGCCGTCGACGCCGTGCGGCCCGGCATGACGGCCAAGGCGCTTGACGCTATCGCCCGCACGCCTATCGCGGAGGCCGGGTTCGGCGAGCAGTTCATCCACCGCACCGGCCACGGCATCGGGCTGTCCACCCACGAGGAGCCTTTCATCATCGAGGGCAACGACCTCGTCCTGGAGGAGGGGATGTGCTTTAGCATCGAGCCGGGCATCTACCTGGAGGGCGAGGTCGGCGCCCGCATCGAGGACATCGTCGTGGTCACCGCCGACGGCTGCGAACGGCTCAACAAGCAGCCGAGGATCCTGCGATGA
- a CDS encoding S1C family serine protease, which yields MSEEKAEPAWMADLRSAEGRCCSGFFFDAAALIAPSSGAGSSRYVLTAAHFLREIRGAGAKVRVAYDGTWQWCDSWRLIPRTDLAVLRLPRAAAFDELPRLGSRVLWPGTRFTAGGFGATSTLRWRAGVFLFPMPWVASRGLSTRVTHGGYVAAWPRAIPGDSGGPVLVRGEVSAMQSMIFDPLGFNAGIAVVARIRPYLRAIRAAVLELASSASGNGEAAP from the coding sequence ATGAGCGAGGAAAAAGCCGAACCGGCGTGGATGGCGGATCTGCGCTCCGCAGAGGGGCGCTGCTGCTCCGGCTTCTTCTTCGACGCGGCAGCCCTCATCGCCCCTTCTTCGGGCGCGGGCAGCTCCCGCTACGTGCTTACGGCCGCTCATTTCCTCCGCGAGATTCGGGGAGCGGGCGCGAAGGTCCGGGTCGCCTACGACGGAACGTGGCAGTGGTGCGATTCCTGGCGGCTCATCCCGCGCACCGACCTCGCGGTGCTGCGGCTGCCGAGGGCCGCCGCGTTCGACGAGCTGCCCCGGCTCGGGTCCCGCGTGCTGTGGCCCGGGACTAGGTTTACCGCCGGGGGGTTTGGCGCAACGAGCACGCTGCGCTGGCGGGCGGGAGTCTTCCTGTTCCCGATGCCGTGGGTGGCCTCAAGGGGCCTGAGCACCCGGGTCACCCACGGCGGGTACGTGGCAGCCTGGCCCAGAGCCATCCCGGGCGACTCGGGCGGCCCGGTCCTCGTCCGCGGCGAGGTGTCGGCGATGCAGTCGATGATCTTCGATCCCCTGGGGTTTAACGCCGGGATCGCCGTGGTCGCACGCATCCGGCCTTATCTTCGGGCCATCCGCGCCGCGGTGCTGGAGCTGGCGTCGAGCGCTAGCGGAAATGGGGAGGCGGCGCCGTAG
- a CDS encoding DEAD/DEAH box helicase has translation MTDTHLDLFISELGFALDEFQIKGCEAVERGHGVLVCAPTGAGKTIVGEFAVSLALSRGTKCFYTTPIKALSNQKYHDLVKQHGEDAVGLLTGDVSINHDAEIVVMTTEVLRNMIYAQSGTLDRLSHVVMDEIHFLADKSRGAVWEEAILGLDDSVSVIGLSATVSNSEEFGAWLKSVRGDTEVIVSDLRPVPLDQWMLVGKTIHPLFEPGDITVNSHLESHIERLESGRSHAESEWDVSKARPFKRGGPRGNGRSGHPRPDKFRPLGRPEVISLLKAHDMLPAITFIFSRAGCDGALYQCMRSRLVLTNQQEAEEIGRIVDAGVEGIPEEDLKVLDFGRWRAALQRGFAAHHAGMLPAFRHIVEELFTKGLVRAVFATETLALGINMPARTVVLEKLVKYNGEAHVDLTPGQYTQLTGRAGRRGIDTMGNAVVLWQPAMDPRAVAGLASTRTYPLISTFAPGYNMAVNMVRTIGFEPAHRLLEKSFAQYQADGSIVEEVRAIEKAEKDAAAIRAQLHTLLEASNPPSEDPLNDIEGYARLRRELTEEERRSKRHSIEQREKEVVSVLARLRLGDVVALPGKKHPILAVVIQQAGNNHDPRPWFTFESGWSGRLGADKLGLAPQTVGTMRIPRAAIAHPRKHAGLVVEQFDRLHFPRPKRMKSHPRHRVSPKVHDLREAIRSHPTHYWADREDLVRVGEKLLKAERKVAYLQETISAATDTLGKTFDRILQLLGEYDYVEYVDGTPTVTDEGERLARVHSECDLLVAQCLKRGIWDGLDPAELAGVASMCTFENRRETKGSPEGATDPMVDAMNDTVRIWEELSYDERRYRLPVTKYPEAGFALAIHQWAAGAPLGYCLAAAAESGAEVTPGDFVRQARQVIDLLEQIRQTAYVDETRDNARQAIDAIRRGVVAIGA, from the coding sequence ATGACCGACACGCACCTTGATCTCTTCATCTCTGAATTGGGCTTCGCGCTCGATGAGTTCCAGATTAAGGGGTGTGAGGCGGTGGAGCGGGGCCACGGTGTGCTGGTGTGCGCGCCCACCGGCGCGGGCAAGACGATCGTCGGCGAGTTCGCGGTCTCGCTCGCGCTCTCGCGGGGGACCAAGTGCTTTTACACCACGCCGATCAAGGCTTTGAGCAACCAGAAGTACCACGACCTGGTCAAGCAGCACGGCGAGGACGCCGTGGGGCTGCTCACCGGCGACGTCTCCATCAACCACGACGCGGAGATCGTGGTGATGACCACCGAGGTTCTGCGCAACATGATCTACGCGCAGTCAGGGACCCTCGACCGGCTCTCGCACGTGGTCATGGACGAGATCCACTTCCTCGCCGACAAGTCCCGCGGCGCGGTGTGGGAGGAGGCCATCTTGGGCCTCGACGATTCCGTGAGCGTCATCGGGCTGTCGGCGACCGTCTCGAACTCGGAGGAGTTCGGCGCCTGGCTGAAGTCCGTGCGCGGCGACACCGAGGTCATCGTCAGCGACCTTCGCCCCGTCCCGCTCGACCAGTGGATGCTCGTGGGCAAGACCATCCACCCGCTCTTCGAGCCCGGCGACATCACCGTCAACTCCCACCTGGAGTCGCATATCGAGCGGCTCGAGTCGGGCCGCAGCCACGCCGAGTCCGAGTGGGACGTCTCCAAGGCGCGGCCGTTCAAGCGCGGCGGGCCGCGGGGAAACGGCCGCAGCGGGCACCCGCGCCCGGACAAGTTCCGCCCGCTGGGGCGCCCCGAGGTCATCTCGCTGCTCAAGGCGCACGACATGCTGCCCGCGATCACCTTCATCTTCTCCCGTGCGGGGTGCGACGGGGCGCTCTACCAGTGCATGCGCTCGCGGCTGGTGCTCACCAACCAGCAGGAGGCCGAGGAGATCGGGCGCATCGTCGACGCCGGCGTGGAGGGCATCCCGGAGGAGGACCTCAAGGTGCTCGACTTCGGGCGCTGGCGCGCGGCGCTGCAGCGAGGCTTCGCCGCCCACCACGCGGGCATGCTCCCGGCGTTCCGCCACATCGTGGAGGAGCTGTTCACCAAGGGGCTCGTCCGCGCGGTCTTCGCCACCGAGACTCTCGCCCTAGGCATCAACATGCCCGCGCGCACCGTCGTGCTGGAGAAGCTGGTCAAGTACAACGGCGAGGCCCACGTCGACCTCACTCCGGGCCAGTACACCCAGCTCACCGGCCGCGCGGGGCGCCGAGGAATCGACACGATGGGCAACGCCGTGGTCCTGTGGCAGCCCGCGATGGACCCGCGCGCGGTGGCGGGGCTGGCCTCCACGCGCACCTACCCGCTCATCTCCACCTTCGCGCCCGGCTACAACATGGCGGTGAACATGGTCCGCACCATCGGTTTCGAGCCCGCCCACCGGCTGCTGGAGAAGTCGTTTGCCCAGTACCAGGCGGACGGCTCCATCGTCGAGGAGGTCCGCGCCATCGAGAAGGCGGAGAAGGACGCGGCGGCCATCCGCGCGCAGCTTCACACCCTGCTCGAGGCGAGCAACCCGCCCAGCGAGGACCCTTTGAACGACATCGAGGGCTACGCGCGCCTGCGCCGCGAGCTCACCGAGGAGGAGCGGCGCTCCAAGCGGCACTCCATCGAGCAGCGCGAGAAGGAGGTCGTGTCCGTGCTGGCCAGGCTGCGCCTCGGCGACGTGGTCGCCCTTCCCGGCAAGAAGCACCCGATCCTCGCCGTGGTGATCCAGCAGGCGGGCAACAACCACGACCCCAGGCCCTGGTTCACCTTCGAGAGCGGCTGGTCCGGTCGCCTCGGCGCCGACAAGCTGGGGCTGGCCCCGCAGACCGTGGGAACCATGCGCATCCCGCGCGCGGCCATCGCCCACCCGCGCAAGCACGCGGGGCTGGTGGTCGAGCAGTTCGATCGGCTGCATTTCCCGCGCCCCAAGCGCATGAAGTCGCACCCGCGCCACCGGGTCAGCCCCAAGGTCCACGACCTGCGCGAGGCCATCCGCAGCCACCCGACCCACTACTGGGCCGACCGCGAGGACCTGGTCCGGGTGGGGGAGAAGCTGCTCAAGGCGGAACGCAAGGTCGCGTACCTGCAGGAGACCATCAGCGCCGCCACCGATACCCTGGGCAAGACCTTCGACCGCATCCTCCAGCTGCTTGGCGAGTACGACTACGTCGAGTACGTCGATGGGACGCCTACCGTGACGGACGAGGGCGAGCGCCTCGCCCGCGTTCACTCCGAGTGCGACCTGCTCGTCGCCCAGTGCCTCAAGCGCGGCATCTGGGACGGCCTTGACCCGGCCGAGCTCGCTGGCGTGGCCAGCATGTGCACCTTTGAGAACCGCCGCGAGACGAAGGGCAGCCCCGAGGGCGCCACCGACCCGATGGTGGACGCGATGAACGACACCGTGCGCATCTGGGAGGAGCTCAGCTACGACGAGCGCCGCTACCGCCTGCCGGTGACCAAGTACCCGGAGGCAGGCTTCGCGCTGGCTATCCACCAGTGGGCCGCGGGCGCGCCGCTGGGTTACTGCCTAGCCGCCGCGGCGGAATCGGGCGCTGAGGTCACCCCGGGCGATTTCGTCCGCCAGGCCCGCCAGGTCATCGACTTGCTCGAGCAGATCCGCCAGACCGCCTACGTCGACGAGACCCGCGACAACGCCCGCCAGGCGATCGATGCAATCCGCAGGGGAGTCGTCGCCATCGGCGCTTAG